In Bythopirellula goksoeyrii, a single window of DNA contains:
- a CDS encoding HD family phosphohydrolase, with the protein MSQMPKKRNRQQRVAMVELPPGFWGNLLGQLQRGSVLLRLALCTLVAVLLLVITRGWDPPFRYRLNEVPERDIVASVNFEQPDLEATKEARTRAKRLTVAVYDQDPAPLEQLRAELRLELAKLLAAENFEQVDLQLWNSFQPPLADGTPDPTPQEQEEQFQRFREAFSSEEALEAFSTKLAEVMKPLEQWGLLEELPKEHDANLEKIFVRTREKDGFSAEAGRDVPDVLIKNVSSKLQQSLNEKISSVELAQQVFAWLRPRLVPTLTLNLNATHEAQDEAAAAVAIVNKQFHSGEATLVNGGETITTDKLDLLKLEYAEQIDERGLSARLRRIFAVLGMYTAIFTLCGFYIHIREPQAISDLSNFVCLLTLFVITIMLAWLVSQYLWGTEVIALLLLGMTVAIAYQQEMALLLAASVNLVITVSIGLDLQQSLVLMATVTGAILVLRQVRTRGKLLTVGTVSAVVALLTTVGVGTLYGQPRVELWSSGLMLALWALIAGTLMTALLPVVERVFGVQTDLSLIELGDPAHPLLQELIRRAPGTYNHSITVASLAEAAAESIGARGLLVRVGAYFHDIGKMLKPGYFIENQVQGQNRHDTLVPAMSTLVIIAHVKDGADLARQNKLPEQIIDFIQQHHGTTLVEYFYRQANEKRNENPDSAEIDESSFRYPGPKPQTKEAGVLMLADAVESASRALKEPTPSRIENIVEQLARKRLLDGQFDECGLTLEEVRKVGESLVKSLTAVYHGRVKYPDQETA; encoded by the coding sequence CGCGGCTGGGATCCGCCGTTTCGATATCGGCTCAATGAAGTTCCCGAACGGGATATCGTCGCAAGCGTCAATTTTGAGCAACCCGATCTTGAGGCGACGAAGGAAGCCCGCACCCGGGCTAAGCGATTGACCGTGGCGGTTTACGACCAAGATCCAGCACCACTCGAACAATTGCGGGCAGAATTGCGGTTGGAACTTGCCAAACTATTGGCAGCGGAGAATTTCGAGCAAGTCGATCTTCAGCTTTGGAATTCATTTCAACCCCCCCTTGCCGATGGGACGCCCGACCCAACTCCCCAGGAACAAGAAGAACAGTTCCAACGATTCCGCGAGGCGTTTTCCTCGGAAGAAGCCTTGGAGGCATTCAGCACGAAGTTGGCAGAAGTGATGAAACCTCTCGAACAGTGGGGTTTGCTTGAGGAACTTCCCAAGGAGCACGACGCCAATCTGGAGAAGATTTTTGTTCGCACGCGAGAGAAAGATGGCTTTTCTGCCGAAGCAGGGCGTGATGTCCCCGACGTTCTCATCAAAAATGTTAGCTCAAAGTTGCAACAGTCGTTGAACGAAAAAATTTCGTCGGTGGAATTAGCTCAGCAAGTATTTGCCTGGTTGCGGCCTCGTTTGGTGCCGACGCTGACTCTGAATCTGAATGCGACACATGAAGCGCAGGATGAAGCAGCGGCAGCCGTGGCTATTGTGAACAAGCAGTTTCACTCAGGAGAAGCAACCCTCGTCAATGGAGGCGAAACGATCACAACGGACAAGTTGGATTTACTGAAACTGGAATACGCTGAGCAAATCGACGAGCGAGGCTTGAGCGCACGATTGAGACGGATTTTTGCGGTGTTGGGTATGTACACGGCAATTTTCACGCTCTGTGGATTCTATATTCATATCCGTGAACCGCAGGCTATTTCCGATTTGTCAAACTTCGTTTGTCTGCTCACCTTATTCGTGATCACAATCATGCTGGCTTGGTTGGTGAGTCAATATCTTTGGGGAACCGAGGTAATCGCCCTGCTTCTTCTAGGCATGACGGTAGCGATTGCCTATCAGCAGGAAATGGCACTCCTGTTGGCGGCGAGTGTGAATCTAGTGATCACGGTTTCTATCGGCCTCGATCTCCAGCAGTCGCTGGTACTAATGGCGACAGTTACGGGGGCCATCCTGGTGCTTCGTCAGGTTCGGACGCGGGGCAAGCTACTTACCGTTGGGACCGTTTCGGCTGTTGTTGCCCTGCTGACGACTGTTGGAGTGGGAACTCTCTATGGACAACCTCGAGTCGAACTCTGGTCAAGTGGTTTGATGCTCGCATTGTGGGCCTTGATTGCTGGAACGCTGATGACCGCGTTGTTGCCGGTCGTCGAGCGCGTGTTTGGTGTGCAAACCGATTTAAGCTTGATCGAACTGGGGGACCCGGCCCATCCGTTGTTGCAAGAACTAATTCGTCGCGCTCCGGGCACCTACAACCACTCCATCACGGTGGCTTCGCTCGCCGAAGCGGCAGCAGAATCGATAGGTGCGCGGGGACTGCTGGTTCGTGTGGGAGCTTATTTCCACGACATCGGCAAGATGCTCAAGCCGGGTTATTTCATCGAGAACCAAGTTCAAGGTCAGAATCGCCACGACACCCTCGTGCCCGCCATGAGCACTCTGGTTATTATTGCACACGTTAAGGACGGTGCCGACCTTGCACGCCAAAATAAGCTTCCCGAACAGATCATCGATTTCATCCAACAGCACCACGGCACAACACTGGTCGAATATTTCTACAGGCAAGCAAACGAAAAACGTAATGAGAATCCTGATAGCGCGGAGATCGACGAGAGTTCTTTCCGCTATCCAGGTCCCAAACCCCAAACCAAAGAGGCCGGCGTGCTGATGCTGGCAGATGCCGTCGAGAGTGCCAGCCGGGCTTTGAAGGAGCCGACGCCTTCGCGAATCGAGAATATCGTGGAACAATTGGCCAGGAAGCGGTTGTTGGACGGGCAATTTGACGAATGTGGGCTGACTTTGGAGGAGGTGCGCAAGGTTGGCGAAAGTTTGGTAAAATCGCTGACGGCCGTTTATCACGGCCGAGTAAAGTATCCCGATCAGGAAACGGCATAG